The following are encoded in a window of Mannheimia varigena genomic DNA:
- a CDS encoding ACP phosphodiesterase: MNFLAHSLISLEIDAKTNQQTLYGNFAGDFYKGSIYNLDLADDLKGGVVLHRLIDNICDRPESLTAELLRDNFRLYKGIVSDIMIDHFLAKNFQSLFGKDLDIVQSKIFQQINQYRAIFPENFIPMLNWLEAHNALKNYADLDFLGRVFLGMSSRVKKGEILRNAAGEIRQNYTRLEERAIQEFFTVKEKASREFCEAS; encoded by the coding sequence ATGAATTTCCTTGCTCACTCATTGATTTCACTCGAAATCGATGCAAAAACTAACCAACAAACCTTATATGGCAATTTTGCCGGTGATTTTTATAAAGGTTCAATTTATAACCTTGACTTAGCTGATGATTTAAAAGGTGGTGTCGTATTGCACCGCCTAATTGATAATATTTGTGACAGACCGGAGAGTTTAACCGCTGAGTTACTAAGAGATAACTTCCGTCTATATAAAGGCATTGTGTCAGATATTATGATTGATCACTTCTTGGCTAAAAATTTTCAATCATTATTTGGTAAAGATTTGGATATAGTTCAAAGCAAAATCTTTCAGCAAATCAATCAATATAGAGCCATTTTTCCTGAAAACTTTATTCCAATGCTGAATTGGTTGGAGGCTCATAATGCGTTAAAAAACTATGCTGATTTGGATTTCTTGGGAAGGGTATTCCTAGGAATGTCATCACGAGTTAAGAAAGGCGAAATTTTGAGAAATGCCGCAGGCGAAATTCGGCAAAATTATACTCGTTTAGAAGAAAGGGCAATTCAGGAGTTTTTTACGGTAAAAGAAAAGGCTTCTCGAGAGTTTTGTGAAGCAAGTTAA